Part of the Rhodothermus bifroesti genome, CATCGTTGGTGTTGGAGGCAGCCACAAAAGAAGCCTTGGCAGCTGGGCTGATCGAGGCGCTAACTGGTCAACGGTCGCTTCCCGCCCCCGAGGCCTGCCAAGCCTACGTCCGCGCGCACTTCGACTGGCCGGTCATCGCTCGTAAAGTAAAAGCTGTCTATGCCGAAGTGCTCTAGCCATGCCTAAGTGCATTCTACGGCCGTGCATTGTTAGCGCGTCTTCCCAAAGAATGCAACGTGAAAAAGCTTCAGCCTAAGGCGCTAGCTAAAGGCCATCCCAGGTGCTTATGGGTGCACAAAAAAATAGTGTGGTTGGTATTAATTTTGATTAGTTTTTGGACGAAACTAGAGGCATCCTCCTGGTCAATGGCTCAAGCAAAGCTTATGCGTATACTGTTACTGGTTGCGGCATGCTTAGTGGGTGGGGTGCGAGCAATTTATGCGCAATTCACTGAAACGATTTCACGCCTTTATCGACCTGAAATCGCTGCGTTGGCAATGGGCGAGGCGGTAGCCGCTGTGCCGCTGCCGCAAACTGCTTTTTTTTATAATCCTGCGCATTTGATTCATGTCACTGGATTGAAGCCTTCCATTGTGCTGATCGGTGTGCAAGGAGCGTTGAGCACCAACGTGTTTGATCAGGTAGCGTTTGTGCAGGACGAATTGCGTCCGGCCATTGATGAAGGTTTAGAAAACCTCACGCCTGAAGAGCGTCGTCGACTTTACGAAGAAACTTTGGAGAAAGGGCGGACGCGCACGACAGCAGCACTTTCCTTGCAGCTGCCTACGGTGAGCGGGCGTATTGGTCCAGTTGCAGCAGGAGGGGGTGTTTTCCTCTCTTCGGCCGGTCGCTATCGTACGGTGGAGAGCAGCTCGGGTGTGGGCATTCCACGAGTTGAGGCAGATGGTCGCCTAGATGTACTGGCCGTCGGCACGGCTTCGGTGCAAGTCCAGCCTGGGTGGAGCCTAGGGCTTAGCCTGAAATACCTGCGTCGTTACCTCACCCATAAACACAAGTCGGTTGAGGCTTTTGCCCCTAGCGAAGCGCTGCTCTTGTTACGTGGGCAGGCGATAGGCGCTGATGTGGGTGTGCTTTACGAGCCGCCTTTGCCTGGGCCAGGACAGTTGCGTTTAGGATTGGTCTTGTACAATCTCGTCTACACGCCGCTGCGGTATCGCTATAGTCGCACCTTGTCAGGGAACGATGGCGCATCACAGTCGGCCTTGCTGGCTGAAGAAATCGTGCAGGCCAATCAGTACTTTGGCATGCGACCGGGCTATCGTATTGGGGTGGCGTATACCTGGCGTTGGCAAACGCCAGGCGGATGGTTGCAAGCCCCAACCGTCTCGTTGGACTACATCCACCAGCGAGATATGCGTGGGGGCGTGCTAACGCGGCTTTCGTTGGGGACACGGATTGCCGTAGGACCGGTGCTCAGCGTAGCTGCTGGCTTACACCAAGGGTACACCACTGCAGGCTTGGGCTTGCGTTTAGGCGGTTTCCGCTTAGCGTATGCTTTGTTTGGTTTTGAAGAAGGACGGTTGCCTGGCCAGCTTCCTAGCTGGCAACACACGGCTTCGTTGACGATTAGCCTTTGAGGAATTATGCGTACGCGAACAGCTTATCTATGGGCAGTGGTTGTGATCACTAGCGCACTGCTCACCCGATGCAATGTATTTGAGGGCATGAGTGAGGCTGGCCAAAGCAATGATCCGGAAACGCTGCTTGAGGATGCGTTGCTTGCTTTGCAGAAAGGGCGAACCGAGGATGCGATTCAGTACTTAGAAAAGGCGCTTCAGCATGCCCCTGCGGGACAGCCTGTACGCCTTCGGGTACAGGTGGCACTCAGTAATGCGCTGCTTCAAAAGGCACAGATCAATATTTTGACCTTAGAGCGCCTGGCTACCGACTTTAATGGCCGGGTTGAAGGTGTAGGTAAACGCGGCGCTCGCGTGCAAGAGGTTTGCAGTTTCCCACCAGAGCATATCGTGCAGCAGGAACTGACGCTTAACGATTTAGACGGTTATGTGGAATTAGAAACGTGGCAAGCGGTGCTTTCCCGGGTGAGGGAAATCACCAATGAGGTGCTGGCTACGACAACCCTGCCGTTCGACGTGCAAGCACGCATTGCTGCGTTGCAAGCGCAAGGACTGTCGAACGAAGAAATTGCAGCGGCGCTTTTGAATGCTTCTGTTGCTAGCGTGGGTCTGAGCTTTATTGAGCTGGTGACGATAGGCACAAGCCAACAAGTGCGTTGGTACAGCGTGCGCCGTCCAAGTGGTAGAGCCTATCTGGGGTACTGTGCGTCCAATGAAGCAGTGGTTGAAGCCGTACGGCAACTGCTGGCATGCTCCGTGGATGCCGTAGGCTTTTCGGCTACATTGCTGCAAGCCCGTGTGGCCTTATTAAATAACAGTACTCTTGCGCGTCAGCTGGCCGAACGGGTACAAGAGGCCCACGAAGCGCTTGAGGAAAACTTGGGGGGTAGCTGCGCGTCGGTCGACTGAGCCCCAATGCGCATTCTTTTTTTAGACCATACGGCAGCGCTTGGAGGGGCTGAGCTATACCTGCTTGATTTGGCGCCTGCTTTTGCACCACCGGGCGAGGTGGTCTTGTTCGAAGAAGGTCTCTTTACCGCAAAGCTGCGCGCAGCGAGCATTCCCGTAGCGGTTATTGCCGCCCCCAGGGCTTTGCATCGCGTAGCGCGAGAATCGGGGCTTGCGGCCTCGTTGGGTGCTGCTCCAAGCTTAGTGGGTTTGGCCTGGCGCGTAGCGCAAAAGGCTAGGGCATTTGATGTGATCTATGCTAACTCCCAGAAAGCCTTAGTGGTAGGCAGTTTGGCTGCTTTGCTGGCCCGTCGACCGCTGGTGTGGAACTTGCACGACCTGCTGACGACCGAGCATTTTAGCCAGCTGAATATTCGCATAGCAGTAACGTTGGCAAACCGGTTTGTGCGGCTAGTGATTGCCAATTCGGAGGCTACCAAAGAGGCTTTTCTTCGGGCTGGGGGACGTAGGCCGGTTGTGGTGGTGCATAATGGGATCGATGTAAGTCGCTTTACAACTGTAGATCCGGAACGTCTGCGGGCACTGCGCCGGGAGCTGCGTTTAGGAGAAGGGCCCGTGGTAGGGCTTTTTAGTCGGCTAGCCCCTTGGAAAGGGCAGCATGTGTTGCTGGAAGCGATGGCCCTGTTGCCAGGTGTAGAGGCGGTGCTGGTAGGGGAAGCCTTGTTTCAAGAGGAGCAGCGCTATGCACAGCAACTTCGCGAGCGTGCAGCGCAGCCGGATTTAAGGGGACGGGTGCACTTTTTAGGTTTTCGGGAGGATGTGCCCGTGTTGATGCAGGTGGTAGATGTGGTGGTGCACACCTCAGTTGCCCCAGAGCCGTTTGGTCGGGTGATTGTGGAAGGGATGTTGGCTCGTAGACCCGTTATTGCAACGAAAGCAGGAGGTGCTCTAGAGATTGTGCGTCCAGGAAAAACGGGATTGCTGGTTCCACCTGGCGATGCGCAAGCGTTGGCTCGAGCTATTCAGTATCTGCTGATGCATCCCAATGAAGCCTATCAGCTAGCCCAGGCCGCCTATGAAGATGCGTGCATGCGATTTTCACTTGAGGCTATGCAAGCGGCTGTTGGGCAAGCGGTGTCATCTTGTCTTTAAACAAGAAGGGTCAAGTAGAACTTTTCCCTCTGAAAGGTTTGGGTTAGGATTGAGCTACTTTCCCCGAGCGGGCTGTATGCTGAAGACACATCGATTTTATTTTTTAAGGAACTACCCGGGCTGCATTTCCCTTGATTGGGCTAAGGAGGGTTAGCGCGGAGCGTAGCTCATCCGGTTTCTCTGCCTAAAAAGCGATTGTCCAAAGAGGTGACCTGCGCAGGTCTACGTATAGCCCGTTTCAGAACGAAACCCTTAGGTAATTTGGTGCCCAGGTTCCCCTCGTAAATCGCGCCAAAATCGCCTTTCTCCTAGGCGGCATTGGATTGGTCCCCGCTCTTTTCGGTCGGTGCCAAGCCTGCAGGACCGGCTATTCCATCCAATTAGCCTTCCAGGAAGATATGATGCCGAGGAAGTTGCGTTACGTCTGGGGACTATTGCTGGGAGGAATGGGGGTGGTGTTCGCCTTGGGCATAAGCCATTTTTCCCAGGCAGACGAAGAGGCTGTAGTGACGCTCCCAATTGAGGTCGTTGGTCCCGATGGGTTTACTGTCGACGTTGAGCTTTACGTTTCCGATACCACTGGCGTTGATTCCATGTATCTCAAGGCCCATATGTTGGGCTATCTGTACACGCCGGCTTTAGAAGACACGGGAGGCTACGACAAGAAGGCCAGCTTTCGGATTAATGGCGGACCTTGGATTCCCATTGACAATGCGCATTTCAAAGCATTCTGGCCTGAGTCGCAGATGTTTACCCCGCCGCTGACGGGTCCGATTGGCGGTCCTTACCGAACCCTTCGGGGCATGATTTCCATCCGGGGCACAGGTCGGCTGCGGCTTGGACGCAATACGATCACCTTTCGGTTTAACCGTACGGAAGGGCGCTCCTCTGGATATCGCATTTTAGCGTTAGACCTGCGTCGGGGTGGGCGCCGGGGGGTGAGTGTGTTGCAGGGGACGCGCTTTGTATGGGATGACCCGGCTTCATGGCGGCCTCCTGCAGGCTACGACAACCCCTCAGCTATTGAAGAGGGACGCCGGCTTTGGCAGGCGCGGGGCATTCTCAAGGGACTGGCTGGGGAGCGCATCGTTGCTGCTTGTGCCGACTGCCACACCTTTGATGGACGTGACTTAAAATACTTCAACTTCTCCAATCCGGTCATTATTCAAAAGGCAAAGCTGCGGGGGCTTTCCGAAGACGAGGGTAAAAAGATTGCGGCTTACATTCGCTCGGTGGACTTGGAGCTGCCCCCAGGCGAAACGGTAGCTAGCTGCGGTGGTCGTCCCTGGGACCCGCCTTACCAGCCTGGACCCGGGCTTTCGAAGCGTCCTGTTGAATGCTGGGCTGCGGGTGCTGGCATCGCGTGGGTACTCGAGAAGGAGCGCGACCAGCTTGCCTTTCTTGCACCGGATGCTGCTAGCCGAGCGAAGCTCGAGGCGTTGAGGGGTGTTCCGCCTTCGCCAGAAGCGCTTGGGCCAGTTCATGCCGACTTGTCGGTCGAAAACCTGGTGCGGCGGTTTGACCTGAAAACATCGCTGCCGCTTACGGACATTCCTGTCTCCTACCCAATGCCTGACATCTTTGAGTGGTGGCCCTCAGTATATCCTGGCGACTACTTTGGCGATGCGGTATTTCACAGCTCTGGCGTCTACAAAGCCTATGAAGCAGCACGCGCCGAGCTTCCGGCAAGACGGGATGCGCTCATCGAAGAAGCCCGGCGTTATGACACCGCTGGCCCATTTTTGCGAGGCTTGCCTGTATTCTTCCAGTTTTTTGCACCTACGAAGGCCATGCCTGCCGATTTACCTACGCCGCCGTCTTGGTCAGACGATTCTGGTGAAGGCGAGCTAGCACGGCTGGCTTTCCGGCAGTGGACCCTAATAAAGCTCTGGGAGCTGGTGCACCGCTATAAGCTTGAGGACGTCACGCTGGCCATATATGGCGAAGCAGCGGCCTCTCGGGGCATTGACCTTTCCGGATGGAAATGGAACTGGCCGGTGCGGGGCATGTGGGTTTATGATTTAGCCACGCACAAGCAAGGCAGCCCGTATCCAGACATCGGGCCCTATCCCACCAAAGCTGACGACCAGTACTTCTCGATGGCCTGGTATCAGCTTGCCCAGATCCTGAACAATGGCACGCGGGCGGTTGGCGGTACAACGAACGTTGACTGGAATTACGTCTTTGCGCATATCGACAACGTTACCGGCTACTACGGCCGGGGGCATGCGGCCGAGTACCT contains:
- a CDS encoding glycosyltransferase family 4 protein — translated: MRILFLDHTAALGGAELYLLDLAPAFAPPGEVVLFEEGLFTAKLRAASIPVAVIAAPRALHRVARESGLAASLGAAPSLVGLAWRVAQKARAFDVIYANSQKALVVGSLAALLARRPLVWNLHDLLTTEHFSQLNIRIAVTLANRFVRLVIANSEATKEAFLRAGGRRPVVVVHNGIDVSRFTTVDPERLRALRRELRLGEGPVVGLFSRLAPWKGQHVLLEAMALLPGVEAVLVGEALFQEEQRYAQQLRERAAQPDLRGRVHFLGFREDVPVLMQVVDVVVHTSVAPEPFGRVIVEGMLARRPVIATKAGGALEIVRPGKTGLLVPPGDAQALARAIQYLLMHPNEAYQLAQAAYEDACMRFSLEAMQAAVGQAVSSCL
- a CDS encoding T9SS type A sorting domain-containing protein gives rise to the protein MMPRKLRYVWGLLLGGMGVVFALGISHFSQADEEAVVTLPIEVVGPDGFTVDVELYVSDTTGVDSMYLKAHMLGYLYTPALEDTGGYDKKASFRINGGPWIPIDNAHFKAFWPESQMFTPPLTGPIGGPYRTLRGMISIRGTGRLRLGRNTITFRFNRTEGRSSGYRILALDLRRGGRRGVSVLQGTRFVWDDPASWRPPAGYDNPSAIEEGRRLWQARGILKGLAGERIVAACADCHTFDGRDLKYFNFSNPVIIQKAKLRGLSEDEGKKIAAYIRSVDLELPPGETVASCGGRPWDPPYQPGPGLSKRPVECWAAGAGIAWVLEKERDQLAFLAPDAASRAKLEALRGVPPSPEALGPVHADLSVENLVRRFDLKTSLPLTDIPVSYPMPDIFEWWPSVYPGDYFGDAVFHSSGVYKAYEAARAELPARRDALIEEARRYDTAGPFLRGLPVFFQFFAPTKAMPADLPTPPSWSDDSGEGELARLAFRQWTLIKLWELVHRYKLEDVTLAIYGEAAASRGIDLSGWKWNWPVRGMWVYDLATHKQGSPYPDIGPYPTKADDQYFSMAWYQLAQILNNGTRAVGGTTNVDWNYVFAHIDNVTGYYGRGHAAEYLKSLVAMMQTRTSWYLERGAPAWMTAGFGAQNRPGFQNLKEHMPLNWFYLGHGWRAKELTAEEMRNITEALLLVWIEEAERYDPVLHGAWIRQAKENTQHKLLLPVDTTYDVRHVRCDRQVPLDPNWWKDEAMLQFLYQAQCYGVRPQVLDRVARYMEQLSPGGNWERFFVEQSGSNTTQQTLVLRAGWNLVSLRVRAAEAELEVLLAPIRDRLILVKDKYGRVYSPELGINQIGHWDWQQAYMVLMSGAASLTVSGAAVDASTPIALEAGWNLIPYWPEQALPVQEALGSLGSALVLVKDVEGRLYFPAYGVQDLSVLEPGQGYKVYVQQAATLEYPHTSSAKREQPARYAASGKGGLLSSVLVVEHLPEGSRIAVRTADGKTVGETTAQKGRAVVVIWGDEPLTAVKEGAQSGEALELWWHDAEGMHRLEVQSVVDLLQGKTAPAALTFVPDQVWRVSVAGLPGSFKLEGPYPNPAVNAAHFAYQLPEAAEVRLEVYDMLGRRVATLIETFQQAGSHRVSFNVQTLASGTYFYHFEASASTESSFRAMGQLLVVH